In Helicobacter ibis, a genomic segment contains:
- the nuoL gene encoding NADH-quinone oxidoreductase subunit L gives MELIFYTAFFAPLIGSVFGIPFSSKSKFVSVGIFASLMVGISLFASTLLLVYTYQGGILSIELMDWIVVGSLHIPFGFLVDPVSATMAFVVTLVSFCVHVYAIGYMSHDESFNRFFVYLSAFVFSMLILVLSDNFAGLFIGWEGVGLCSWMLIGFWYHKDSASFAANEAFIMNRIADLGMLLGIFLIYWVFGSLKYEFVFSYVFEAPKELLVAIGILLFIGAMGKSAQFPLHTWLADAMEGPTPVSALIHAATMVTAGVYLVIRANPIYSLIPEFSVFIAFLGAFVAIFAACMALVNKDLKRIIAYSTLSQLGYMFVAAGLGAYWIALFHLATHAFFKSLLFLGAGNVMHAMNDKLDITKMGALYKPLKITAVLMILASIALAGVYPFAGFFSKDKILEATFGSGYYVLWGALLLGAFLTAFYSFRLIMLVFFGEKKHNEHPHEAYNYMLYAMIPLGFLAVFAGFSESYFHHFVLQVLPDFSSHLTIATILKLIALTTCVVLCGILFAVFKYKNGGFSKSLENTFIYKLLRNEYYVPLLYEKLFINNYMRISKVVWVYIEQKTIDFVVDLIANILNGSGNRLRVIQSGNLSKMLRVMFFGVVLLLLLIFV, from the coding sequence ATGGAACTTATATTTTATACTGCATTTTTTGCTCCATTAATTGGATCTGTTTTTGGAATTCCATTTTCTTCTAAGAGCAAGTTTGTGAGTGTTGGAATCTTTGCTTCATTGATGGTTGGTATTTCATTATTTGCTTCTACTTTACTTCTTGTTTATACTTATCAGGGCGGAATCTTGTCCATCGAGCTTATGGATTGGATTGTTGTTGGCAGTTTGCATATACCTTTTGGATTCTTGGTTGATCCTGTTAGTGCTACTATGGCATTTGTTGTTACTTTGGTATCTTTTTGTGTGCATGTGTATGCAATTGGTTATATGAGCCATGATGAGAGCTTTAATAGGTTTTTTGTATATTTGAGTGCATTTGTGTTTTCTATGCTTATTTTGGTTTTAAGCGATAATTTTGCTGGATTATTTATAGGCTGGGAAGGTGTTGGATTATGCTCTTGGATGTTAATAGGATTTTGGTATCATAAAGATTCCGCGTCTTTTGCTGCTAATGAAGCATTTATTATGAATAGAATTGCTGATTTAGGAATGCTTCTTGGAATCTTTTTGATATATTGGGTGTTTGGTAGCTTGAAGTATGAATTTGTGTTTAGCTATGTTTTTGAAGCACCAAAAGAATTATTAGTTGCAATTGGTATTTTATTATTTATTGGTGCTATGGGTAAGAGTGCTCAATTCCCACTTCATACTTGGCTTGCAGATGCTATGGAGGGGCCTACGCCGGTATCAGCATTAATCCATGCTGCAACAATGGTTACTGCTGGTGTATATTTGGTAATTAGGGCGAATCCAATTTATTCTTTGATACCAGAATTCAGTGTATTTATAGCTTTCTTGGGTGCATTTGTAGCCATATTTGCTGCATGTATGGCACTTGTAAATAAGGATCTAAAAAGAATTATTGCTTATTCTACTCTATCTCAACTTGGATATATGTTTGTGGCTGCTGGACTTGGTGCATACTGGATAGCATTATTTCATTTAGCTACACATGCGTTTTTTAAGTCATTATTATTCTTGGGTGCCGGAAATGTAATGCATGCAATGAATGATAAGCTAGATATTACCAAAATGGGTGCTTTATATAAGCCTCTTAAGATTACGGCTGTTTTAATGATTTTAGCTTCCATTGCTCTTGCTGGTGTGTATCCGTTTGCTGGGTTTTTCTCAAAAGATAAGATATTAGAAGCCACATTTGGAAGTGGATATTATGTATTATGGGGTGCATTGTTGCTTGGTGCGTTTTTGACTGCATTTTATAGCTTTAGACTTATTATGCTCGTATTCTTTGGTGAGAAAAAACACAATGAACACCCACATGAAGCTTATAATTACATGCTTTATGCAATGATACCTTTAGGATTTTTAGCAGTGTTTGCTGGTTTTAGCGAATCTTATTTTCATCATTTTGTATTGCAAGTTTTACCTGATTTTAGTAGCCATTTGACAATTGCTACCATTTTAAAACTAATCGCACTTACTACATGTGTTGTGCTATGCGGTATTTTATTTGCTGTTTTTAAGTATAAAAATGGAGGATTCTCTAAGTCTTTGGAGAATACATTTATTTATAAATTGCTACGCAATGAATATTATGTACCTTTGCTATATGAGAAATTATTTATAAATAACTATATGCGAATCTCTAAGGTTGTTTGGGTTTATATAGAACAAAAAACAATTGATTTTGTAGTTGATTTAATCGCAAATATATTAAATGGTAGTGGAAATAGACTAAGAGTGATTCAAAGTGGCAATTTATCAAAAATGTTACGAGTTATGTTTTTTGGTGTAGTATTGCTATTGCTATTGATTTTTGTGTAG
- the nuoK gene encoding NADH-quinone oxidoreductase subunit NuoK, with amino-acid sequence MITLNHYLILSALMFAIGVFGILKRKNLLMLFFSTEIVLSAASIGFAAVGYYLNDLQGQIFAFFIIAIAASEVALGIGLLILWYKKYHSLDLDKLQTMKG; translated from the coding sequence ATGATAACTTTAAATCATTATTTGATTTTGTCTGCACTTATGTTTGCAATAGGTGTTTTTGGTATTTTGAAGCGTAAAAATTTGTTGATGTTATTTTTTTCTACCGAGATTGTCCTTAGTGCTGCAAGTATTGGGTTTGCTGCTGTTGGATATTATTTAAATGATTTGCAAGGACAAATTTTTGCATTTTTTATCATTGCTATTGCAGCTAGTGAGGTTGCTTTGGGTATTGGGCTTTTAATATTGTGGTATAAAAAATATCATTCGTTAGATTTGGATAAATTACAAACAATGAAAGGCTGA
- a CDS encoding NADH-quinone oxidoreductase subunit J, with amino-acid sequence MFEAIAFYTFCGLSLAMFLIVVTTNNILYALSSLAAGMIFVSAFFFLLGAEFLGVIQIVVYTGAVIALYAFAMMFFDTQNLQNEKVENSKILFLLSGIGAILLVVILVAPIISENLLQMQPQLPPKDGVGNVQMIGYVLFTKFLIPFEIAAIMLLVAMIAGIILASNGMKYSLTLGEKEMNINENSNTKEAK; translated from the coding sequence ATGTTTGAGGCAATAGCATTTTATACTTTTTGTGGTTTAAGTTTGGCTATGTTTTTAATTGTCGTAACTACAAATAATATCTTATATGCATTAAGCTCACTAGCGGCAGGAATGATATTTGTATCTGCATTTTTCTTTTTGCTTGGGGCTGAATTTTTAGGTGTTATACAGATAGTTGTTTATACTGGTGCTGTAATTGCGTTGTATGCATTTGCTATGATGTTTTTTGATACTCAAAACCTACAAAATGAGAAGGTTGAAAATTCAAAAATATTATTTTTGCTAAGTGGTATTGGTGCTATTTTGTTGGTTGTAATTTTAGTTGCACCTATTATAAGCGAAAACTTACTTCAAATGCAACCTCAATTACCACCAAAAGATGGAGTTGGTAATGTGCAAATGATAGGTTATGTTTTATTTACAAAATTCTTAATACCTTTTGAGATTGCTGCAATAATGCTACTTGTAGCGATGATTGCTGGAATTATTTTGGCAAGTAATGGCATGAAATATTCTCTAACTCTTGGTGAAAAAGAAATGAATATCAATGAAAACTCCAACACAAAGGAAGCAAAATGA
- the nuoI gene encoding NADH-quinone oxidoreductase subunit NuoI yields MAYIKIVDETTPKSNAQKFVQFWNRALSGEMFVGLWLVFKEFCSSKIHTVQYPLEKLPLSPRYRAVHELKRLLDSGNERCIGCGLCEKICVANCIRMETRYGEDKRKKVTEYTINFGRCIYCGLCAEVCPELAIVHGNRYENASEQRASFSLKQDMLTPIDKVLSGNDCEYEGVGSVSYDADLKIKQTPLMYLTKEESKADESGVKQDV; encoded by the coding sequence ATGGCGTATATAAAAATTGTTGATGAAACTACTCCTAAAAGCAATGCTCAAAAGTTTGTTCAATTTTGGAATCGTGCTTTAAGTGGAGAAATGTTTGTTGGATTGTGGCTTGTTTTTAAGGAGTTTTGTAGCTCTAAGATTCATACTGTGCAATATCCGTTAGAAAAATTACCGCTAAGCCCTAGATATAGAGCTGTGCATGAGTTAAAAAGATTGCTTGATAGTGGTAATGAGAGATGTATTGGTTGTGGGCTGTGTGAAAAAATATGCGTAGCCAACTGCATAAGAATGGAAACTAGATATGGAGAAGATAAACGAAAGAAGGTAACGGAATATACAATTAATTTTGGAAGATGTATTTATTGTGGATTATGTGCTGAAGTATGTCCTGAACTTGCTATTGTCCATGGCAATAGGTATGAAAATGCAAGTGAGCAGAGGGCTTCTTTTTCTTTAAAGCAAGACATGTTGACTCCTATTGACAAGGTATTAAGCGGTAATGATTGTGAATATGAAGGTGTTGGTAGCGTTAGCTATGATGCGGATTTGAAAATAAAGCAAACCCCTCTTATGTATTTAACCAAAGAAGAAAGTAAAGCTGATGAAAGTGGGGTAAAACAAGATGTTTGA
- a CDS encoding phosphatidylglycerophosphatase A family protein, whose amino-acid sequence MEKNFFLDFKDKNDFIKKCYLTLFFSGLSKKAPGTIGTLVAMPFGFLVGSYSLSTLFLLALLLGVFAIRIIDSYEQNGLSHDRKEIVIDELTGVWIAISMLGLSIISLFLSFILFRIFDIWKPSIINKVDKNIKGGLGVVGDDLLAGFFAGLLGLIILKIIEYTINTDSYLLNPLILF is encoded by the coding sequence ATGGAAAAGAACTTTTTTTTAGACTTTAAAGACAAAAATGACTTTATTAAAAAGTGCTATCTAACACTCTTTTTTAGTGGATTATCAAAAAAAGCACCCGGAACAATAGGGACGCTTGTAGCTATGCCATTTGGCTTTTTAGTTGGTTCATATTCGCTTAGCACATTATTTTTACTAGCTCTTTTGTTGGGTGTATTTGCAATTAGAATAATAGATTCCTATGAACAAAATGGATTATCACATGATAGAAAAGAAATTGTAATAGATGAATTAACAGGAGTATGGATTGCAATTTCAATGCTTGGGTTAAGCATCATATCATTATTTCTATCATTTATACTTTTTAGAATCTTTGATATATGGAAACCATCTATAATAAACAAAGTAGATAAAAATATAAAAGGTGGACTTGGCGTTGTAGGAGATGATTTATTGGCGGGTTTCTTTGCTGGACTACTTGGGCTTATAATCCTAAAAATCATAGAATATACAATCAATACAGATAGCTATCTGCTTAACCCATTAATCCTTTTTTAA
- a CDS encoding NADH-quinone oxidoreductase subunit M, protein MEFILSLIIFFPLLGAIFAIGIKENLKTYAIVISGIELALTCLLWFLFDTQAYDYQFIASFPLVSDFGINYIVGVDGVSLFLVILSSFIAFVGFIYLNEQNETKKLIISLLCLLSIMIGVFCALDMILFYIFWELSLVPMLYIIGAWGSGSRIYAAVKFFLYTFVGSIIMLVGILYLAYYYFVETGIWSFSLIDWYNSVPIPFEIQIWLFLAFFCGLAVKVPMFPFHTWLPYAHGQAPTIGSIILAAVLLKMGTYGFVRFSLPLFPDASVYFLIPIAVLSLIMIIYGALVAFIQNDIKQVIAYSSISHMGVIMIGIFSLNVEGLSGSVFFMLSHGIISGALFMLVGMIYERKHTKQIDEFGGIAKVMPNYSAIFGLMMMASAGLPLTMGFVGEFLSLLGFFEVAPIMAGIAGISIIVGAIYMLNLYRKVFYGELDFKNAKLSDIDGREWTALLPLVIVVIWLGVYPKPILEPINKGIENTLSIMHYKSVKQETLDFFGIESELEGE, encoded by the coding sequence ATGGAATTTATTTTAAGCTTGATAATATTTTTTCCTCTTTTAGGGGCTATTTTTGCAATAGGTATAAAGGAGAATCTAAAGACTTATGCTATCGTAATTAGCGGTATCGAGTTAGCACTAACTTGTTTGTTGTGGTTTTTATTTGATACACAAGCTTATGATTATCAATTTATTGCTTCCTTTCCACTAGTGTCTGATTTTGGTATTAATTACATTGTGGGTGTTGATGGAGTATCGTTATTTTTGGTTATCCTCTCTTCGTTTATTGCTTTTGTTGGGTTTATATATTTAAATGAACAAAATGAGACAAAAAAGTTGATTATTTCTTTATTGTGTCTTTTAAGTATAATGATTGGTGTTTTTTGTGCTTTAGATATGATTTTGTTTTATATTTTTTGGGAGTTATCATTAGTGCCTATGCTATATATAATAGGTGCTTGGGGTAGTGGTAGCAGAATCTATGCTGCAGTTAAATTTTTCTTATACACATTTGTTGGTTCTATTATTATGCTTGTTGGAATCTTGTATCTTGCTTATTATTATTTTGTTGAGACTGGCATTTGGAGCTTCTCTCTTATTGATTGGTATAACTCTGTTCCTATTCCATTTGAGATTCAAATATGGTTATTTTTAGCCTTTTTCTGTGGGTTGGCTGTGAAAGTCCCTATGTTTCCATTTCATACTTGGCTACCATATGCACATGGTCAAGCCCCTACGATAGGTTCCATAATACTTGCAGCTGTGCTTTTGAAAATGGGGACTTATGGGTTTGTTAGATTTTCTCTGCCTTTATTTCCTGATGCTAGTGTTTATTTTTTAATACCTATCGCAGTTTTGTCATTGATTATGATTATTTATGGTGCATTAGTTGCATTTATACAAAATGATATAAAACAAGTAATTGCTTATAGCTCTATTTCTCATATGGGTGTTATTATGATTGGTATTTTTTCGCTCAATGTTGAGGGCTTATCGGGTTCTGTGTTTTTTATGCTAAGTCATGGGATTATTAGTGGAGCACTATTTATGCTTGTGGGTATGATTTATGAGAGAAAGCACACAAAACAAATTGATGAATTTGGAGGTATAGCTAAAGTTATGCCTAATTATTCTGCGATTTTTGGGCTTATGATGATGGCTTCTGCTGGATTGCCTCTTACTATGGGGTTTGTTGGAGAGTTTTTGTCTCTTTTAGGATTCTTTGAGGTTGCTCCAATTATGGCTGGTATTGCAGGAATTAGTATTATTGTTGGTGCTATTTATATGCTTAATTTATATAGAAAAGTTTTTTATGGCGAGTTAGATTTTAAAAATGCTAAGCTAAGTGATATAGATGGTAGAGAATGGACTGCTTTATTGCCTCTTGTAATAGTGGTTATATGGCTTGGTGTGTATCCAAAGCCGATTTTAGAACCTATTAATAAGGGTATTGAAAATACATTATCTATAATGCATTATAAATCTGTCAAACAAGAAACGCTAGATTTCTTTGGTATTGAATCAGAGTTGGAAGGAGAATAG
- a CDS encoding NADH-quinone oxidoreductase subunit G, whose protein sequence is MEKIKVIIDGCEVLCDDGKSILNVARANNIFIPAICYLSCCSPTLACKMCMVEADGKRVYACNAKVKDGMNVVVHTEEIELERKAIMQAYDVNHPLQCGVCDKSGECELQNYTHYVGVNTQEYALKDDYKEFNSWGATVYDPNLCIVCERCVTVCKDKIGKSYIKTIKRDGDMPSKEYKDTMPKDAFGVWTKFKKSLIGPSGLGDCGDCGECSSVCPVGALSIAHFQYTSNAWELKKIPSSCTHCANGCAITYEVKQSKIGGKEKKVYRVSSDWNFSTLCPAGRLAFETNNQNVQKNVVAFNATIAAFKEAQSIRFLGNISNEEAMILQSLKEKHGYKLVCDEVWDFKEFIHNFSLVCGNFGSATEEDIVSSSFVMCFGGAMSYDMPVITHSINNALKQNKGAMLAYFHTMSDCVANSFVKATNLIEGIYKPQSEEAFVLLLASVLIPQDKWIDSLKAEIAKYEITIKKETEKEVVNKIKVPILDENGKEVLDESGEVKFEEKDEVVKHKEIIDVKSSKLLEYCSDSMLEAFEVLKVSMQKAKNPVLVVGFDVYGTKNSSNIAKILGLIEEYSEVKIMLLPPTTNAIGISLLCSLDRTSEGYSIGYNTTGSYTIGTHSANLLMPYLNEQEGTFVNVNKRVVPFSPATPYYGYELNDIAKMLGTNLEHTIDYTQILPTYKGFKEIMYDDLKYGFLNNGKEIRGYLLELCISKSDIEIDSVTLEPLEEFNLYVRNPVAHFSKQTLRSSLIKSKNGLQLSATLATKLNLAQDDRVVVSFMDSSSIETKVIIDNGMEGEYVALGNCEFDMYSIIGNFRYAKVDIKVAK, encoded by the coding sequence ATGGAGAAGATAAAAGTAATAATCGATGGTTGCGAAGTATTGTGCGATGATGGTAAGAGTATATTAAATGTAGCTAGGGCAAATAATATTTTTATCCCTGCTATTTGCTATCTCTCCTGTTGCTCTCCAACTCTAGCATGTAAGATGTGTATGGTAGAAGCAGATGGCAAGAGAGTATATGCTTGTAATGCAAAAGTCAAAGATGGCATGAATGTTGTTGTCCATACAGAGGAGATAGAGTTAGAAAGAAAAGCCATAATGCAAGCCTATGATGTAAATCACCCTTTGCAATGTGGTGTATGTGATAAAAGTGGTGAGTGTGAATTACAAAATTACACGCATTATGTTGGCGTAAATACGCAAGAATATGCACTAAAAGATGATTATAAGGAATTTAACTCATGGGGTGCAACTGTATATGACCCAAATTTGTGCATAGTGTGTGAGAGATGCGTTACTGTGTGTAAAGATAAAATAGGAAAATCATATATAAAAACAATTAAGAGAGATGGAGATATGCCATCAAAAGAATATAAAGATACTATGCCAAAAGATGCCTTTGGCGTATGGACTAAGTTCAAAAAATCCCTAATAGGTCCTAGTGGGTTAGGTGATTGTGGAGATTGTGGGGAGTGCTCTAGCGTGTGTCCTGTTGGTGCTTTAAGCATTGCTCACTTCCAATATACTTCAAATGCGTGGGAATTGAAAAAAATTCCTAGTAGTTGCACACATTGTGCTAATGGATGTGCTATCACTTATGAGGTAAAGCAAAGTAAAATAGGCGGTAAAGAAAAGAAGGTATATAGGGTAAGCAGTGATTGGAATTTTTCTACACTATGTCCAGCTGGCAGATTAGCATTTGAGACTAATAATCAAAATGTGCAAAAAAATGTAGTTGCCTTTAATGCGACAATAGCTGCCTTTAAAGAAGCACAAAGCATCAGATTCTTAGGAAACATAAGCAATGAAGAGGCAATGATACTTCAAAGCCTAAAAGAAAAGCATGGGTATAAGTTAGTATGTGATGAAGTGTGGGATTTTAAAGAATTTATACATAATTTTAGTTTGGTGTGCGGTAACTTTGGTAGTGCAACAGAGGAGGATATAGTTTCTAGCTCTTTTGTAATGTGCTTTGGCGGGGCTATGAGCTATGATATGCCAGTGATTACGCATAGTATAAATAATGCACTAAAGCAAAATAAAGGTGCTATGTTGGCTTATTTTCATACTATGAGTGATTGTGTTGCTAATTCTTTTGTAAAGGCTACGAATCTAATAGAGGGCATCTATAAGCCTCAAAGTGAAGAGGCATTTGTATTGCTTTTGGCAAGTGTGCTAATACCGCAAGATAAATGGATAGATTCTCTAAAAGCAGAAATAGCAAAATATGAAATCACAATAAAAAAAGAGACAGAAAAAGAAGTTGTAAATAAAATAAAAGTTCCTATATTAGACGAGAATGGCAAGGAAGTGCTAGATGAAAGTGGGGAAGTCAAATTTGAAGAAAAAGATGAAGTTGTAAAACACAAAGAAATTATAGATGTAAAATCAAGTAAGTTATTAGAGTATTGTTCAGATAGTATGTTAGAGGCTTTTGAAGTATTAAAGGTTTCTATGCAAAAGGCAAAAAATCCTGTGCTTGTTGTTGGGTTTGATGTATATGGCACTAAAAACTCAAGCAATATAGCCAAGATTCTTGGATTGATTGAAGAGTATTCTGAAGTTAAAATTATGTTACTTCCGCCTACTACAAATGCTATTGGAATCTCTTTACTATGTAGTTTGGATAGAACTAGTGAAGGTTATAGCATAGGCTATAACACTACAGGTAGCTACACAATAGGGACACATTCTGCTAATTTACTTATGCCTTATTTGAATGAGCAGGAAGGGACTTTTGTGAATGTGAATAAACGGGTTGTGCCTTTTAGTCCTGCTACCCCTTATTATGGTTACGAGTTAAATGATATAGCTAAAATGCTTGGGACAAATTTGGAGCATACTATTGATTATACGCAGATATTGCCTACATATAAAGGCTTTAAAGAAATTATGTATGATGATTTGAAGTATGGATTTTTAAATAATGGTAAAGAGATTCGCGGATATTTATTAGAACTTTGTATATCTAAAAGTGATATAGAAATTGATAGTGTTACTTTAGAACCATTAGAAGAATTTAATTTGTATGTTAGAAATCCTGTTGCTCATTTTTCAAAACAAACACTTAGGTCATCTCTAATAAAATCAAAAAATGGACTTCAATTATCTGCAACTTTAGCCACCAAACTAAACTTAGCTCAAGATGATAGGGTTGTTGTTTCTTTTATGGATTCTAGTAGTATAGAGACAAAGGTAATAATAGATAATGGTATGGAAGGAGAGTATGTAGCACTTGGTAATTGTGAGTTTGATATGTATAGCATAATTGGTAATTTCAGATATGCTAAAGTTGATATAAAGGTTGCAAAATGA
- the nuoN gene encoding NADH-quinone oxidoreductase subunit NuoN, whose amino-acid sequence MLESFSISFESLNFFSIVPMLIAIIGAIIILIADMCIKKNNKQMYTMLTILFLFLDFGYLIAFSHHWESRAFFDLILVDGISLVSQFIILIGAILFVPLTLSYNRFHEFQYPEYYALFLFMCAGFQFMVSSDHLMVIFLGLETASLVLYTLIAMHNRQTAFEAAIKYFTMGALSAGCFAFGAMLLYASTGHLELYGVKSYMEANDYQTSNILLASIVFFIASIGFKSSIVPFHTWTPDVYEGSNSFLAGFMSIIPKIAALVVALRFFSIFMDIPFVHNVFYALVVITITLPNLVALIQKDVKRMLAYSSISHAGFAFSAILINNPQSYSALFAYWILFLFTNLGIFSMLWISRTKEQIWDSRYDHSYDKFSGLIKLCPMAAIIIGLFMLSLAGIPPFSIFWGKIYLMSAVINQGYIYLALIMAINSAIAVYYYLKLIVYMFLKEPILKDGRIYLQNATLPLKIVVGIATLYVSLSIFFVDGLLISIYEIINSSL is encoded by the coding sequence ATGCTAGAGAGTTTTAGTATTTCTTTTGAGAGTTTGAATTTTTTTAGCATAGTGCCTATGCTTATTGCAATTATTGGAGCTATTATTATTCTAATAGCAGATATGTGTATCAAAAAAAATAATAAACAAATGTATACAATGCTTACTATTTTATTTTTATTTTTAGATTTTGGTTATTTGATAGCATTTTCTCATCATTGGGAGAGTAGGGCATTTTTTGACCTTATTTTAGTAGATGGAATCTCTCTTGTATCGCAGTTTATAATACTAATAGGTGCTATTTTATTTGTGCCACTAACCCTTAGCTACAATAGATTCCATGAGTTTCAGTATCCTGAATATTATGCTTTGTTTTTATTTATGTGTGCTGGTTTCCAGTTTATGGTTAGTAGCGATCATTTGATGGTTATTTTCTTGGGATTAGAGACTGCATCTTTAGTATTATATACCCTTATAGCTATGCATAATAGGCAGACAGCTTTTGAGGCTGCTATTAAATACTTCACTATGGGTGCATTGTCGGCTGGTTGTTTTGCTTTTGGTGCTATGTTGTTGTATGCCTCTACTGGACATTTGGAGTTATATGGTGTTAAGTCGTATATGGAAGCTAATGATTATCAGACATCTAATATACTTTTGGCAAGCATTGTCTTTTTTATCGCTTCTATTGGCTTTAAGTCATCTATTGTGCCATTTCATACATGGACACCTGATGTATATGAAGGCTCAAATTCGTTTTTGGCTGGATTTATGTCGATAATTCCAAAGATTGCAGCTCTTGTTGTGGCTTTAAGATTCTTTAGTATATTTATGGATATACCTTTTGTGCATAATGTCTTTTATGCATTGGTAGTTATTACAATTACTTTGCCAAATTTAGTTGCATTGATTCAAAAAGATGTAAAGCGAATGTTGGCTTATAGCTCTATTTCTCACGCTGGATTTGCATTTAGTGCTATCCTTATAAACAATCCACAATCTTATAGCGCACTTTTTGCGTATTGGATTTTATTTCTTTTTACTAATTTAGGAATCTTTTCTATGCTATGGATTAGCAGAACTAAAGAGCAAATATGGGATAGCAGATATGATCACTCATATGATAAGTTTTCTGGCTTAATTAAGCTATGTCCTATGGCAGCTATTATTATTGGTCTTTTTATGTTGTCTTTAGCTGGGATTCCACCTTTTTCGATATTTTGGGGCAAAATATATCTAATGAGTGCAGTGATAAATCAAGGCTATATTTATCTAGCATTGATTATGGCTATAAATAGTGCCATTGCTGTTTATTATTATTTGAAACTTATAGTGTATATGTTTTTAAAAGAACCTATATTAAAAGATGGAAGAATCTACTTGCAAAATGCAACTTTACCACTAAAGATAGTGGTTGGCATAGCAACACTATATGTTTCATTGTCAATATTTTTTGTAGATGGATTATTAATTAGCATTTATGAGATAATTAATTCAAGCTTATAA
- the nuoH gene encoding NADH-quinone oxidoreductase subunit NuoH, with product MTLYVIETLIKILLVVLVFSALAGFATYVERRILAKFQRRIGPNLVGPFGVLQILADGIKLFTKEDIVPSGANEIIFRIAPVITAATAFIAMAPIPFFPEFEAFGMVIRPIISDINVGILFVLGVGAAGIYGPLLAGISANSKYSILGAARAAVQLLSFEVVSGLSLLAPIILVGSLSLIDINNYQSGGIASWLIFSQPIAFLLFLFAGYAELNRTPFDLLEHEAEVVAGFATEYSGMRWGMFFIGEYASMISLSFLVSILFLGGFNPLGFIPGGIAIVLKVMFFIFLFMWARAAYPHVRPDQLMGLCWRVLFPLALLNVLVTGFVNLGGN from the coding sequence ATGACACTTTATGTAATTGAAACGCTTATTAAAATATTATTAGTTGTGCTTGTTTTTTCTGCATTGGCTGGATTTGCTACTTATGTTGAGAGGCGAATCTTGGCTAAATTTCAACGAAGAATTGGACCGAATTTAGTAGGTCCATTTGGAGTATTGCAGATTCTAGCTGATGGTATTAAACTATTTACAAAAGAAGATATTGTTCCAAGCGGTGCTAATGAGATTATATTTAGAATTGCGCCTGTAATTACTGCTGCTACTGCATTTATAGCTATGGCACCTATACCATTTTTCCCCGAGTTTGAAGCATTTGGCATGGTGATAAGACCTATCATTTCTGATATTAATGTTGGAATCTTGTTTGTGCTTGGGGTTGGTGCTGCTGGTATTTATGGACCTCTTTTAGCTGGGATTAGTGCAAATAGTAAGTATTCAATTTTAGGTGCTGCAAGGGCTGCTGTGCAATTGCTTAGTTTTGAAGTAGTATCTGGGTTGTCTCTCTTAGCACCAATTATTCTTGTTGGTTCTCTATCGTTAATTGATATTAATAATTATCAATCAGGTGGTATAGCTAGCTGGCTTATTTTTTCGCAACCTATAGCATTTTTATTATTTTTGTTTGCTGGTTATGCAGAGTTAAATAGAACTCCATTTGACTTATTGGAGCATGAAGCTGAAGTTGTGGCTGGATTTGCTACTGAATACTCTGGTATGAGATGGGGTATGTTTTTTATAGGTGAATATGCAAGTATGATTTCATTGTCATTTTTGGTATCAATTTTATTTTTGGGTGGATTTAATCCGTTGGGATTTATACCGGGTGGAATCGCTATTGTTTTAAAGGTTATGTTTTTTATATTTTTGTTTATGTGGGCTAGGGCTGCATATCCTCATGTAAGACCAGATCAGCTAATGGGACTTTGTTGGAGAGTTTTATTCCCATTGGCGTTATTAAATGTTCTAGTTACTGGTTTTGTAAATTTAGGAGGTAATTAA